A part of Deinococcus aerolatus genomic DNA contains:
- a CDS encoding ExeM/NucH family extracellular endonuclease, giving the protein MTMKFLQGGALLLGLTALLAACNTPDTTPKPPTYACPVDTVVTPISSVQGTGAASPLVNKVVTIRGVVTQDAQAGLSGFFVQDLKPDSDPRTSEGVFVFTAAAPNTVKVGEVLEVTGTVKEFFNSTQLDSVTTVTSCGETTLPTATALTYPLSSPDALENVEGMLVSVSTPMTVTNTFTLGRYGELGLSSDGRLFNPTNGQGATLEANRNRTLILDDGSSKQNPAVIPYLNANKTRRAGDTVTGLVGVMHYANNAFKLEPTQAPVFANTNPRTAAPKPVGGTLRVAGANVLNYFTTLDDGKNGARGADSADEFKRQKDKIVAGLRGLDADVITLMEIENNGEMALDDLVAALNSAAGKTEYASVKTGTVGTDAIRVAIIYRPGKVETVGNARIDDNPAFDKARKPVAQTFRDIAGKGVFTVVANHFKSKGSCPTTGDVDQGQGCWNALRVEQSKALLAFADKLKLTDPDVLLMGDLNAYGEEDPIKTLEASGFESLNKRIPLADRYSYQFDGQFGYLDHALSTMSMKDQVKGITEWHINSDEPVVLDYNTEFKTPAQVAELYAPDAYRSSDHDPVLVGLELTADGATTVPLTVGVTGPATATVDQVYTINVTTGGTPTTLVADWGDGGGFERLIPIAASGPHVHTYKKAGSFTITVKAGRNDDKEIETATLAVTAK; this is encoded by the coding sequence ATGACCATGAAGTTCCTGCAAGGCGGCGCACTGCTGCTGGGCCTGACTGCGCTGCTGGCGGCCTGCAACACCCCCGACACCACGCCCAAACCTCCCACCTACGCCTGCCCGGTGGATACCGTTGTCACGCCGATTTCCTCCGTGCAGGGCACGGGCGCGGCCAGCCCGCTGGTGAACAAGGTGGTGACCATTCGCGGCGTGGTGACGCAGGACGCGCAGGCGGGCCTGAGCGGATTCTTCGTGCAGGACCTGAAGCCCGACAGCGATCCCAGAACCAGTGAGGGCGTCTTCGTCTTCACCGCCGCCGCGCCCAACACCGTCAAGGTGGGCGAGGTGCTGGAGGTCACCGGCACGGTCAAGGAATTCTTCAACTCCACCCAGCTGGACAGCGTCACCACCGTCACCTCTTGCGGCGAGACGACGCTGCCTACCGCCACCGCACTGACCTATCCGCTGTCCTCGCCGGACGCGCTGGAAAACGTGGAGGGCATGTTGGTGTCGGTCAGTACCCCCATGACCGTGACCAACACCTTTACCCTGGGGCGCTACGGCGAACTGGGCCTGTCCAGTGACGGACGGCTGTTCAACCCCACCAACGGGCAGGGGGCCACCCTGGAGGCCAACCGGAACCGCACCCTGATTCTGGATGACGGCAGCAGCAAGCAGAACCCGGCCGTTATTCCCTACCTGAACGCGAACAAGACCCGCCGTGCCGGGGATACCGTGACCGGGCTGGTGGGCGTGATGCATTACGCCAACAACGCCTTCAAGCTCGAGCCTACCCAGGCGCCCGTGTTTGCGAATACCAACCCCCGCACCGCCGCGCCCAAGCCGGTGGGCGGCACGCTCAGGGTGGCGGGCGCAAACGTCCTGAACTACTTCACCACGCTGGACGACGGCAAGAACGGTGCGCGTGGGGCAGACAGCGCCGACGAGTTCAAGCGCCAGAAAGACAAGATCGTGGCCGGGCTGCGCGGCCTGGACGCCGACGTGATCACCCTGATGGAGATCGAGAACAACGGCGAAATGGCCCTGGATGATCTGGTGGCTGCCCTGAACAGCGCTGCCGGAAAAACCGAATATGCCAGCGTCAAGACTGGAACGGTGGGCACCGACGCCATCCGCGTGGCGATCATCTACCGTCCCGGCAAGGTGGAAACGGTGGGCAACGCGCGCATCGACGACAACCCCGCCTTCGATAAGGCCCGTAAGCCAGTGGCCCAGACCTTCCGTGATATTGCCGGAAAGGGCGTGTTCACGGTGGTCGCCAACCACTTCAAGAGCAAGGGCAGTTGCCCCACCACAGGTGACGTGGACCAGGGTCAGGGCTGCTGGAATGCGCTGCGTGTCGAGCAGTCCAAAGCCCTGCTGGCCTTTGCCGACAAGCTCAAACTCACCGATCCCGACGTGCTGCTGATGGGAGACCTGAACGCCTACGGCGAGGAAGATCCGATCAAGACGCTGGAGGCGAGCGGCTTCGAGAGCCTGAACAAGCGCATTCCGCTGGCAGACCGCTATTCCTACCAGTTCGACGGCCAGTTTGGTTATCTGGACCACGCCCTGTCCACCATGTCGATGAAGGATCAGGTCAAGGGCATCACGGAGTGGCACATCAACTCCGACGAGCCGGTGGTGCTGGACTACAACACGGAGTTCAAGACGCCGGCCCAGGTTGCCGAGCTGTACGCCCCCGACGCCTACCGCAGCAGTGACCATGACCCCGTGCTGGTGGGCCTGGAGCTCACCGCGGACGGCGCAACCACCGTTCCGCTGACCGTGGGCGTGACGGGTCCGGCCACCGCCACCGTGGATCAGGTCTACACCATCAACGTGACCACTGGCGGGACCCCCACCACGCTGGTGGCCGACTGGGGCGACGGCGG
- a CDS encoding phosphotransferase family protein → MTADPAAQFLRHGLSVAGLHRAAAGFSNEVWLTHTAVLRLGPAVDHAREAAVAQGALAAGIRTARPLFWDADSSLWERLPGRMPTPAQLTPAFWNAVLADLERLHAAPPEPHLPRPSEWWAGDLRLLAGGADWPPAERAALRRVLSTPYPLTAPVFVHGDVYRHNLLADAAGRYAGLLDWGNAGWATLEHECAVLDHVEPALARWGGRLDTGLLWRLRLELLLKVWGAGRVSSGMVRGALAHCTRP, encoded by the coding sequence ATGACCGCTGATCCTGCCGCCCAATTTCTTCGCCACGGCCTGAGCGTCGCGGGCCTGCACCGCGCCGCTGCCGGGTTTTCCAACGAGGTCTGGCTGACCCACACGGCGGTGCTGCGCCTCGGCCCTGCTGTGGACCACGCGCGGGAGGCGGCGGTGGCGCAGGGCGCCCTGGCGGCGGGGATTCGCACGGCCAGACCGCTGTTCTGGGACGCGGACTCCAGCCTGTGGGAACGGCTGCCGGGTAGAATGCCCACGCCTGCCCAGCTCACCCCTGCTTTCTGGAACGCGGTGCTGGCCGATCTGGAGCGCCTGCATGCCGCCCCACCCGAACCGCACCTGCCCCGCCCCTCGGAGTGGTGGGCGGGCGACCTGAGATTACTGGCGGGCGGCGCGGACTGGCCGCCTGCCGAGCGGGCCGCCCTACGGCGGGTGCTGTCCACACCGTATCCGCTGACCGCGCCCGTATTCGTGCACGGCGACGTGTACCGCCACAACCTGCTGGCCGACGCGGCGGGCCGTTACGCCGGGCTGCTGGACTGGGGCAACGCGGGTTGGGCCACCCTGGAACATGAGTGCGCCGTGCTGGACCATGTGGAACCCGCGCTGGCCCGCTGGGGCGGGCGACTCGATACGGGGTTGCTTTGGCGGCTACGCCTGGAACTGCTGCTGAAGGTATGGGGCGCCGGCCGCGTCTCTTCCGGGATGGTGCGTGGGGCGCTGGCCCACTGCACACGTCCATGA
- a CDS encoding YbaN family protein — translation MTPPISSTSAGQGQAQARPVKPLWVALGFVLCAFGFLGLVLPGFPGTVWFVLAAASFARGDPRWEAWLLSRPVVGQLVSDYREGRGMPLRAKWFACICIVVAVSFSLGRIPVLVGQVGWVLVGLFGLYYISLRVPTKR, via the coding sequence ATGACGCCGCCCATTTCCTCCACCTCCGCGGGACAGGGTCAGGCCCAGGCCCGCCCGGTCAAGCCGCTGTGGGTGGCGCTGGGCTTTGTGCTGTGCGCCTTCGGGTTCCTGGGGCTGGTGCTGCCCGGCTTTCCCGGCACCGTGTGGTTCGTGCTGGCCGCCGCCAGCTTCGCGCGTGGCGATCCGCGCTGGGAGGCGTGGTTGCTCTCGCGCCCGGTGGTGGGCCAGCTGGTCAGCGACTACCGCGAGGGCCGGGGCATGCCGCTGCGCGCCAAGTGGTTCGCCTGCATCTGCATTGTCGTGGCCGTCAGTTTCAGCCTGGGGCGCATCCCGGTACTGGTGGGACAGGTGGGCTGGGTGCTCGTTGGCCTGTTCGGGCTCTACTACATCAGCCTCCGGGTGCCAACGAAACGCTGA
- a CDS encoding thiamine ABC transporter substrate-binding protein: MRVRSVLTAALLVAGVASAQTTLTVITHDSFDVDKKLVASFEAANNARVRFVKGGDAGELLNRLILTHRAPLADVVYGLDNSLLGRARSADLLQAYRSPALSGVDPAYRLDDAGLLNTVDYGFVALNYDRAYFQKAGLALPKSLEDLKSPQYAKLTVVASPATSSPGLAFLLATVNHYGEAGAWQWWRDARLNGLKVTRGWSDAYNKEFTRNGGRYPIVLSYASSPAAEVFYADNYDARKLPAQAPTANLFLPGSTWLQLEGVGILKGAKQPALARKFVDFMLGKGVQADIPTRMWIYPAVGGTPLDPVFRFADQPQLAAVKPGLTANPQRLVDAWVTQVLRAR; this comes from the coding sequence ATGCGTGTAAGGAGTGTGTTGACGGCGGCTTTACTGGTGGCGGGCGTGGCTTCGGCCCAGACCACCCTGACGGTCATCACCCACGATTCCTTCGACGTGGACAAGAAGCTCGTGGCGTCTTTCGAGGCGGCCAACAACGCCAGGGTGCGCTTCGTGAAGGGCGGCGACGCCGGAGAGCTGTTGAATCGCCTGATCCTGACCCACCGCGCTCCGCTGGCCGATGTGGTGTACGGCCTGGACAACAGCCTGCTGGGCCGCGCCCGCAGCGCCGATCTGTTGCAGGCCTACCGGTCGCCCGCACTCTCGGGGGTGGATCCGGCCTACCGCCTGGACGACGCAGGCCTGCTGAACACGGTGGACTACGGCTTCGTGGCCCTCAACTATGACCGCGCGTATTTCCAGAAGGCGGGACTGGCCCTGCCGAAATCGCTGGAGGACCTGAAATCCCCGCAATACGCCAAGTTGACCGTGGTGGCAAGTCCGGCCACCAGCAGCCCCGGCTTGGCTTTCCTGCTGGCCACCGTCAATCACTACGGCGAGGCGGGGGCGTGGCAGTGGTGGCGCGACGCCCGCCTGAACGGCCTGAAGGTCACGCGCGGCTGGAGCGACGCCTACAACAAGGAGTTCACGCGCAACGGTGGCCGCTACCCCATCGTGCTGTCGTACGCCAGCAGCCCCGCCGCCGAGGTGTTCTACGCGGATAACTACGACGCCAGAAAACTGCCCGCGCAGGCCCCCACCGCCAACCTGTTCCTGCCCGGCAGCACCTGGCTGCAACTGGAAGGAGTGGGCATCCTGAAGGGTGCAAAGCAGCCGGCCCTGGCCCGAAAATTTGTGGACTTCATGCTGGGTAAAGGCGTGCAGGCCGACATTCCTACCCGCATGTGGATCTACCCGGCGGTGGGAGGCACGCCGCTGGATCCGGTGTTCAGGTTCGCCGATCAGCCGCAGCTGGCCGCCGTCAAGCCCGGCCTGACCGCCAACCCGCAGCGGCTGGTGGACGCCTGGGTGACGCAGGTGCTGCGGGCGCGCTAG
- a CDS encoding CynX/NimT family MFS transporter, which produces MSRPDLAAPESLDANEQTTQRRKPTAAPLLILGLVVVALNLRPPIAGFGPLLSQFQAEFQVSAATLSLLTTLPLLCWGVLAPLAPLLSRRYSNETIILLATAVIGLGSVLRIGATLPVILTGTLLVGAGIALNNVLLPSLIRRDYATRVGPMTGLYTLAVVGGAALASGVAVPLMTALGGEWRSSVGVWIGLAMAGVLAWLPAVFGRQTHARPLRGEGPSVWRNPYALSVTLYMGFQSLVFFTWLTWLPKVLQDEGFTEAQAGLLLAFANVVQLPFTLAVPMLAARPRLLVPLAAGTALISAAGITGLLLAPLTPLPWLFMMGAGAGSMFPLALMFIAVRAASVTQVPQLSAMAQGFGYVLAASGPFIFGALHDWTGDWQVPLLFLLAMTGVVLVTGVAAGRAPRA; this is translated from the coding sequence ATGAGCCGTCCTGACCTCGCTGCCCCCGAGTCGCTGGACGCGAACGAACAGACCACGCAGCGCCGCAAGCCCACCGCCGCCCCGCTGCTGATCCTGGGCCTGGTCGTGGTGGCGCTGAACCTGCGCCCGCCCATCGCCGGCTTCGGGCCGCTGCTGTCGCAATTCCAGGCCGAGTTTCAGGTCAGTGCGGCCACCCTGAGCCTGCTGACCACGCTGCCGCTGCTGTGCTGGGGCGTGCTGGCCCCGCTGGCCCCGCTGCTGAGCCGCCGCTACAGCAACGAGACCATCATCCTGCTGGCCACCGCCGTGATCGGCCTGGGCAGCGTGCTGCGCATCGGCGCAACGCTGCCGGTCATCCTGACCGGCACCCTGCTGGTCGGCGCGGGCATCGCGCTGAACAACGTGCTGCTGCCCAGCCTGATCCGGCGCGATTACGCCACGCGGGTGGGGCCCATGACCGGGCTGTACACGCTGGCGGTGGTGGGCGGCGCGGCGCTGGCCTCTGGGGTAGCGGTGCCGCTGATGACCGCGCTGGGCGGAGAATGGCGCTCGTCGGTGGGCGTGTGGATCGGGCTGGCCATGGCGGGCGTGCTGGCGTGGCTGCCCGCCGTGTTCGGGCGGCAGACGCACGCCCGCCCGCTGAGGGGCGAGGGGCCGTCGGTGTGGCGCAACCCCTACGCGCTGTCGGTGACGCTGTACATGGGCTTTCAGTCGCTGGTGTTCTTTACCTGGCTCACCTGGCTGCCCAAGGTGCTGCAGGACGAGGGCTTCACCGAGGCGCAGGCCGGACTGCTGCTGGCCTTTGCCAACGTGGTGCAGCTGCCCTTCACGCTGGCAGTGCCGATGCTGGCGGCCCGGCCCCGCCTGCTGGTGCCGCTGGCGGCGGGCACGGCCCTGATCAGCGCGGCGGGCATCACGGGCCTACTGCTGGCGCCGCTGACGCCGCTGCCGTGGCTGTTCATGATGGGTGCGGGCGCGGGCAGCATGTTTCCGCTGGCCCTGATGTTCATCGCCGTGCGCGCCGCCAGCGTGACGCAGGTGCCGCAGCTCTCGGCCATGGCGCAGGGCTTCGGCTACGTGCTGGCGGCGTCCGGCCCCTTTATCTTCGGGGCGCTGCACGACTGGACCGGCGACTGGCAGGTGCCGCTGCTGTTCCTGCTGGCCATGACCGGGGTGGTGCTGGTCACCGGGGTGGCGGCGGGGCGGGCGCCCCGGGCGTAA
- a CDS encoding ethanolamine ammonia-lyase subunit EutB, protein MGHHHFSFPDLRRVMACASPPKSGDGLAGLAAGSAQEREAARQVLADLPLGLFLEDLLIPYEADEVTRLIVDSHDAAAFAPVSHLSVGGFRDWLLGDEATPEALAALAPGLTPEMVAAVSKLMRVQDLVLVASRVEVVTRFRTTLGQRGRFSTRLQPNHPTDDPRGILASTLDGLMFGCGDAVIGINPALDSVDSCVGLLRLLDDFRQQTGVPTQSCVLTHVTNTLEALGRGAPVDLVFQSVAGTQDANSGFGVDLTLLDEAHAAALELRRGAPLAGGFGDNVMYFETGQGSALSADAHHGVDQGTLEARAYAVARHYRPLLVNTVVGFIGPEYLYDGKQIIRAGLEDHFCGKLLGLPMGCDICYTNHAEADGDDTDTLLTLLGAAGVTFIMGVPGADDIMLNYQSTSFHDAWYLRRMFNRPPAPEFAAWLETVGLSRDGGLTLPGRAQVRELMRAAGG, encoded by the coding sequence CTGGGGCACCACCACTTCAGCTTCCCCGACCTGCGGCGGGTGATGGCCTGCGCCAGCCCGCCCAAATCCGGCGACGGGCTGGCCGGACTGGCGGCAGGCAGTGCCCAGGAACGCGAGGCGGCGCGGCAGGTGCTGGCTGACCTTCCCCTGGGCCTGTTTCTGGAAGACCTGCTGATTCCCTACGAGGCCGACGAGGTCACGCGCCTGATCGTGGACAGCCACGACGCGGCAGCCTTCGCGCCCGTATCCCACCTGAGCGTGGGCGGGTTCCGCGACTGGCTGCTGGGCGACGAGGCCACCCCAGAGGCCCTGGCCGCCCTGGCCCCCGGCCTGACGCCGGAGATGGTGGCCGCCGTGAGCAAACTGATGCGCGTGCAGGATCTGGTGCTGGTGGCGTCCAGGGTAGAGGTGGTCACGCGCTTCCGCACCACCCTGGGCCAGCGGGGCCGCTTCAGCACGCGCCTCCAGCCCAACCACCCCACCGACGATCCACGCGGCATCCTGGCCAGCACCCTGGACGGCCTGATGTTCGGCTGCGGCGACGCGGTGATCGGCATCAACCCGGCGCTGGACAGCGTGGACAGTTGCGTGGGCCTGTTGCGCCTGCTGGACGACTTCCGCCAGCAGACCGGCGTGCCCACCCAGAGCTGCGTGCTGACCCACGTCACCAACACCCTGGAGGCGCTGGGGCGCGGCGCCCCGGTGGATCTGGTGTTTCAGAGCGTGGCGGGCACGCAGGACGCCAACAGCGGTTTCGGCGTTGATCTGACGCTGCTGGACGAGGCGCACGCGGCGGCGCTGGAGTTGCGGCGCGGCGCACCGCTGGCCGGGGGCTTCGGCGACAACGTGATGTACTTCGAGACCGGGCAGGGCAGCGCACTGTCGGCGGACGCCCACCACGGCGTCGATCAGGGCACGCTGGAGGCCCGCGCCTATGCGGTGGCGCGGCACTACCGCCCGCTGCTGGTCAATACCGTGGTGGGCTTTATTGGCCCGGAGTACCTGTACGACGGCAAGCAGATCATCCGCGCGGGGCTGGAAGATCATTTCTGCGGCAAGCTGCTGGGCCTACCGATGGGCTGCGACATCTGCTACACCAACCACGCCGAGGCCGACGGCGACGACACCGACACCCTGCTGACGCTGCTGGGCGCGGCGGGCGTGACCTTCATCATGGGCGTGCCGGGCGCGGATGACATCATGCTGAACTACCAGTCCACTTCCTTCCACGACGCGTGGTACCTGCGCCGCATGTTTAACCGACCGCCCGCGCCGGAGTTCGCCGCGTGGCTGGAAACGGTGGGCCTCAGCCGGGATGGAGGGCTGACCTTGCCGGGACGGGCGCAGGT